The sequence below is a genomic window from Myxococcus xanthus.
TCCAGGCGCCACTCCGCGGCCCGGGCCAGCAGCACCGGCACATCCAACGGACGCGAGTACACGCCGCCCATCCACTTCGCGCCGGTGACGAGCTCGCGCAGGTCGATGAAGGACAACCACGGCACCGCGTATCCATGGCGCGCATGCTCCAGCGCCACCAGCAGCACCGCGTCCTCCAGCTCCGGGCGGTAGAGGGAGGGGCCATACACGCGCATGGGCTTCGCCCGCTCGAGGATGCCCGCCGTCTGTTCGCGGCGCTGGGGGCCCAGCACGTCCGAATAGAGCAGGATGACCGTGCGCCCGTCGGACACCACCTTCGTGGCGCCGCTGTTCTCCGTGTCGGGCTCTGGGGCGAACTCGTGGTGGGACAGGAAGCCCGAGAAGCCGTCCACGTCCAGGCGCTTCATCAGGATTTGCAGCTCCGGCACGGGCCGGAAGCCCACGTGCGGATAGAGCGAGTCCGCGAAGGACGCGGCCCCCATCAGCACCAGCTTGCGTCCCTCCAGCGCGCCCACGATGCGCTTGAAGTTCACGAGCTTCATCACGTTGTCGTTGACGGAGCCCTGATAGATGCTGAGCAGTTTGTCCCGAGCCCACTCCGGCGCGTTGCCCGCGCCCAGCCGGTACTCCAGGTTGTAGGCCGCCAGGGGCGCCAGGCCCTGCATGATGGCCCAGTCCACATACTCTTCCCAGGGCGCCCCCCGAAGCGCGCCACGCGGCGGGTCGAACGAAGAGAGAACTCGGAAGGTATCGAGAAGACCGGCGGACATGGGCCCCCCTTTAACGGTCCGGACGCATGGCCTGCAACGTCCGGATGGCGTCACGCCCGAGCGCCAAGGGTGAACAGCCGACACTGGGCGGCCTTTCAGGGTGGGTCCCCAAACCGGTCCGAGTGAATACCTGGGCCGCCCGGTACGTCGCGGGCCGGGCAGGCTTTCTTGGAGGCGGCATGTCGCAGCAGGGATGGTCGGACGGGCGTCCGGGCCGTTGGCTCACGCTCGGAGCGCTCGGATGGGTGGCGTGCACAGGCACGACACCCGCGGAACCTCCGGCATTCGACAACACCACGGCGGTGGAGTCGGAGGCCCGGTGCGAGATGCGGCCGCCCTTCGAGCCCCACTTCGAGCCCGAGGTGGAGTGGGCGTGGACGGCCAGTCCCCTCATGCCCACGCATACCAACGCGCAGGCCACGCCCGTGGTGGTGGACGTCAACGCGGATGGCGTCCCCGACGTGGTGTTCAACAGCTTCGAGGGCTGGAACTTCAAGACGAACGGCGTGCTGCGCGCCATCAGCGGCGCGGACGGCTCGGACCTGTGGGCGGTGACGGACCCGGCGTACCGCACCCGGGGCTCCGCCAGCGTCGCCGCGGGCGACATCGACGGCGACGGCAAGGTGGAGCTGTGCACCGTGCCGGAGAGCGCCCAGGGCATCATCTGTTTCGAGCACACCGGCGCCTTCAAGTTCCGCGCGGACGGCCCCCCGCTCGACTGGGGCGGCGTGTCCCTGGCCGACCTGGACGGGGACGGGTCGGTGGAAATCATCGCCGGCAACCACGTCTACGACAGCAGCGGGACGCTCCGGTGGGTGGGGAGCGACGGCGTGGGCAGCCCGGCCAACGACACCGGACCGCTGGCGTTCGCCGTGGACCTGGACGGGGACGGGCTCCAGGAGGTGGTGAATGGCCGCGCCATCTACCGGCATGACGGCACGCTCAAGTGCAAGGCGGCGGAGCTGGGCCACGGGCTCGCGGGCGTGGGCAACTTCGACGCGGGCCCCGAGGGCGAAATCGTCGTGGTGTGGGGCGGCCACGTGTCCTTGATGGACGCGAACTGCAAGGTGAAGTGGACCGTGCAGCACCTGGGCGGCGGCGTGGGTGGACCTCCGAACATCGCGGACTTCGACGGGGACGGGCAGCCGGAGATTGGCGTGGCGGGTGCGTCCCACTACGCCGTGTTCGAGTCGAACGGCACGGTGAAGTGGCTGAGCCCCACGCAGGACCACAGCTCCAACCGCACCGGTTCCTCCACCTTCGACTTCGAGGGCGATGGCCGCGCCGAGGTCGTCTACGCGGACGAGACGGCGCTGCGCATCTACGACGGCGTGACAGGTCAGGTCCGCTTCGAGGCGCCGCACAGCTCGTGCACCGCGTATGAGAATCCGGTGGTCGCGGACGTGGACGGTGATGGCAACGCCGAAATCATCGTCGCGCAGAACACGGCCTGCGGCTACGGCGACTTCCAGGGCATCCGCGTGTACCGGGACCGCAAGGACGGCTGGGTGAACACGCGGCGCATCTGGAACCAGCACGCCTACTCCGTCACCAACGTGAATGACGACGGCACCCTGCCCGCGCGCCCCGTGAGCAACTGGCTGGCGCCGGGGCTCAACACCTTCCGCACCAACAGCCAGGGCACGGGCACCGTGCGGCCCTTCGCGGCGCCGGACCTCGCCATCGGGCAGGTGACGGCCACGTGCACGGGCGAGGGCGCGGTGATGCTCGGCGCGCGGGTGCGCAACCAGGGGGACTCGGCGGCCTCGGCGGGGGTCCAGGTGGCCTTCTACCAGGACGCGGTGGGCGAAGGCGGCACGCTCCTGGGCGTGGCCACCGTGCCCCACAAGCTGAAAGCGGGCGAAGAGACGTCCGTGGAGCTGGCGCTCGACACCCCGGAGAGTGGCTGGGTGCTGGTCTACGCGGTGGTGGATGACGACGGCACCGGCACCGGACGCGAGCTGGAGTGCCGCGAGGACAACAACGCCGCGTCGGCGCAACTGAAGCTGGCGTGCGCACCAAACGAGCCTCCAGTGGCGTTGTGCCGGGACGTCGTCGTGGAGGCGGACGCGCAGTGCCGGGCCTCGGCCAACGTGGACCACGGCAGCCATGACCCGGACGGACAGCCGGGCCCCTTCACGCTGACACAGACGGCGCCCGGGCCCTTCGGCCTGGGGCGACATGCCGTGACGCTGACAGCCCACGACGGCGAAGACAGCGCGGTGTGCCAGGCCACGGTGAAGGTGGTGGACACGACGCTGCCGTCCATCCTCTGTCCGGCGCCGCAGGTGCTGGAGTGCGTGGCGGGCGGCGCGGAGGCGACCTACACCGCTCGGGCGGAGGACAACTGCGGGCCGGTGTCGGTGACGTGCACGCCGCCGGATGGCTCCCGGTTCCCGCTGGGGCGCTCGGTGGTGGACTGCAACGCGGTGGATGGCTCCGGCAACGCGTGCGGCTGCGCCTTCTCCGTGACGGTGCGGGACACGCGGGCGCCCGTGCCCGGCGCGTCCCTGGGCAAGCGGCTGTGGCCGGCGGACCACCAGTACCGCACGGTGACGCTGGCCGAGTGCGCGGCGCCCGCGAAGGACGCATGCATGGGAGACCTGTCGTTGGAGCGGTACGGCCGCATCGTCCGGGTGACGTCGGATGAGTCCGAGGACGTCGCGGGCATCTGCGACGGCACCACTTGCGACGACATCGACGTGCGGGTGAATGCCACCTCCGTCCAACTGCGCGCAGAGCGCGACGACACCGGGGATGGCCGCGTCTACACGGTGCACTACGTGGTGGAGGACCCGTCCGGAAACCGGGCCGACGGGCGCTGCACCGTGGAGGTGCCGCGGGATTCGGCCGGCCAGCAGGTGCACGACAGCGGTCCGAAGTACTGCGTGGGCCAGGGCTGCGCGCCGGGCCTGGGCGGCAGCCCGCTGTGTCCGTGAGGTGAGCAAGGCAGGGGCGTGGAGCGGCGTCGCTCCACCGCCCCGCTTCCGCCCCGCGCATCAGGCGCCGCGACGCGGGTCCCGCACGGCGGGAAGTGTGGCGTCTCCTTCATGAGGCAGGTTCGCATGAAGACGCTGCCTGGCGTGCTGGCGGTGGGAGGGCCTGGCTGGCTGCGGCGGAGGCATGCCGCGCACCCAGCTCAGCCTGGACGGCGCAGCCTCGCCCGCACGGCGTTCCGTGCTCGCCGGACGCCATATCGCGCCACGGAGCCCATCCGTGGCGCCAGCAGCAGCTTCGCCGCCATCCACCCGGTCCGGCCATCCAGCAGCGACGCCCCCAGCAGCCGCGCGTCGGAGAAAAAACGCCGTGCGAGCACTTGCTGCCAGCGAGGCGGAGCCAGCGGCGCCAGCGCCTCGTCCGGCACCGGCGCCGCCAGGAGCCGCCGCGCCACGGCCCACGCATACCAGGCCGCATGTGGGAAGGCCGTGCCGCGTGCCCGCTCCACCACCATCCGCCAGTCCAGCCGCGTATCCGCCAGCGCCAGCAGCTTCAAGTCGAAGAGCCACGCCAACCGCTGCAACGCGTGGTTGCTCGCGTGCAACGCCAGGTAGACGGCCTCGTCCTCGGGCCGTAGCCACCGCACCGCCCGGCCATCCACCGCGCCCGTCTCCGCCCGCGCCAGCAGCGCGTCGCCCTCCAGCGCCTCGCCCCATCCCGCGAGCGCGCGGTAGTGCAGCTCCACCAGCCCCGCCGGCCCGGCCAGCTCCAAGTGGTGAGAGTCCTCTTCCCCGTGCCGGGCGCCGTCGTCCCGCCGCACCGAGAGCCCCACGCGGGCCAGCGCCTGGACCGCGGCGCCCACATCCGCGCGTGCCACCAGCAGGTCCACGTCCGTGGTGGCTCGCTGCAACGGGTCCGGATACAGCCGCAGCGCCAGCCCATACCCCTTTGAGCAGCACCGGTACCTGCCCCACCGTCGCCAGTGCGTCCAGGCTTCGCAGCAGCAGCATCTTCACGCGCAGCGCCCGCGCCGCGTTCCCCAATGCTTCCCGGCGCAGGGACGCACTCGCGGGCTCGGGCAGCGCCCAGCCCGCCCGTTCCACCGCGTGCGCCACGAAGCCCACCAGCCCGTGCCCCACCGCCGTGTGGACCAGTCCGTCCGCCTCCGCGCCCTCCGGAGCGGCGCGCACCGGGGCGTCCGGCCACGCCCGCAGCAGCGCATGGAGCGCGCTTGCCCCCGGGGGCATCGAACCACCCGGACTGGCGCGAGACGGCGCTCGCCCGTCTGGCATCACTTCCTCATCGCGACCAGGCGTCCGGGCTCGGCGTCGGCCCGGGGCCGGAGCCGCCCGGCGACCTCCGCCACCGCGTCCGCCACCTGCTCCAGTGCCAGTTCCTCATCGCGGTTGATGGCGGCCCGGCCATCTCGCCACACCAGCAGCATCGCACCCAGCACCTCGCCGTCGGCCTCGAGCGTGATGCGGACCTCGAATGGCACCCCCGAGCCCGCGGGCCGCTGGGCTTCGAAGACGACGTTGTCCGCGAGCCCCGTGGGACGGACGCGCTGGAAGTGCAACTCCTGGCGCGACAAGCCCAGGGCATCCGCCAGCGGGCGCACCGCGTTCCACACCACCTCCAGCGAAGGCGACGCGCGCACGGCGCGGGTGACGTCCTTCACCATGGTCCGCAGCCAGAGGTTGCGCTGACGTACCTGGTGCATGCCCCTGGCGCGGCCCAGGTCCAGGTAACCCAGCCGCCGCATCAGCAGCACGATGAGCACGCCCATGCCACACAGCAGCATGGCGCTCTGTGCGCTGTTGGCGAAGTTCAGCGCCAGCGCCACCAGCATGAAGAGGCCACACAGGCCATACAGCACCAGCACGGTAGCGCGGTGGCTGAGCACCAGGTGGCTCATCAGCCGGTGATGGATGTGCTCCCGGTCGGCGCTGAACATCGGCCGCCCCAGCAACGAGCGCCGCACCATGGCCAGCAGCGTGTCCATGATGGGCAGCCCCAGCGCCATCACCGGCACCAGCATGGCCACCGCCGTGCCGCTCTTGGTGCTCGTCTTGATGGACACCGCGGCCAGCACGAAGCCCAGGAACATGCTCCCGGTGTCCCCCATGAAGATGGAGGCCGGGTTGAAGTTGAACACCAGGAACCCGAGGATGGCGCCCGCCAGCGCCGCCAACAGCAATGACAGCAGCACGTCGCCTCGCGACAGCGCGAGGATGAAGTTGGTGCCGACGCCGAAGAAGGCCACGCCGCCCGCGAGCCCATCCAGGCCGTCGATGAGGTTGAGCGCGTTGACCACGCCCACCACCCACAACACGGTGAAAGGCAGACTCAACGCGCCCAACACCAACTCCGGGCCGAATGGGTTGGCGATGACGTCGATGCGGAACCCCATGGCATACAAGCCGAACGCCACCGCGAACTGGACAGCGAACTTCAGACGGGCGCCCGCGCCCCGCAGGTCGTCGTAGAGGCCCAGCGCCACAATCGCCGCGCCGCCCAGGAACAGGCCCACCACCAGCTCCGTGTGGGAGCGGAAGTGGTACCCCACGCCAGAGTCCACCAGGAACAACGCGCACAGCGGCGCGAAAAATCCACCGACGATGCCCACCCCGCCCAGCCGGGGAATCGGCCGGACATGGACCTTCCGGCTGGAATTCGCCTGGTCCAGCCATCCCCACGCCAGGGCCCGGTCGCGCACCAGTCGCGTCAGTGCCAGTGCCACCAGCAGCGAGACGAAGAAGGCGACCAGAAGCGTAATCATGGGGCGTGCACCGTCCGCGCATCGTGGCGGCCGGCGGCTCCACGCGTCAATGCACGCGGGAGTACGATAGGTTTGTGAAGCAATGGGCCTTTGCGTCCGCCCGCAGTCCAACCAGGCAAGCGCCCTTTCTAGACGGTCCGCGGCGAGCGGAGAAGCGACTCGTAAAGGATTGACGTGCGCTCGGCAATGTCCCGCCACGTCATGTCCCGCACCGCGGCCTGCGCGGCTTCACGCAACCGGAGCAGGCGAGCGCGGTCCTCCGCCAGCGAGCGCAGCGCCACCACCTGCGCGGCGACGTCTCCCATCGGTACCAACCACCCCGTCTCACCGTCACGCACGACCTGGGGCGCCACGCCCACCGGCGTAGACACCGGCGTGAGCCCGCTGGCCATCGACTCCACCAGCGCCATCCCGAAGCCCTCCGAATGGCTGGGGAAGAACAGCACCTCTTCGTCCCGCAGCAGGCGCGGCAGCTCGGCGCGTGGATAACGAGGCACCACGCGCACGTGCTCGCGCGCCCCAGCGGGAAACGCCGCCAGCACCTCCGCCTCCGGGTTGCCCGTGCCGTACAACGTCAGCGTGAAGGACACGCCTTCGGCATGCAGGTGGGTGGCGACGGCCACCATCTCCGCGCGCCCCTTGAGCGCCAGCCAGCTCCCCACACACGCTATCCGCAGCGGCGCACCAGGCGCGGAAGGCGTGGGCGAAGGCAGCCCCTGGAAGGCCACATCCAGCCCATGGGGGATGACACTCAACTGACGCGCGGGCACGCCCAGCCGTTCCGTCGCGTAGGCGGCATCCTGCGTGTTGAGCAGCACCGCATGGTCCGCGCGCAGCAGGGTCTGGCGCACCTCCCAGAGGCGATAGCCGCCATGGTACAGCGGGTACTTCCAGCTCAGCGCCAGGTGCCCCGCACGCGCGTCGGCGCGCAGCCGTTCGGAGAAGGTGTGCTCCAGGCCGTGGCTGCGCGTCACCAGGGCATGGCGGGCCCGCGCCCCCGGACGGCCCAAGCGCATCCAGGGCCACGCATCCCCAGTGGTGATGTCCAGCACGTCGTACCGACTCGCGGCCCGCAGCAGGTGTGCGGTGAGCATCCAGGGGAACCGCAGCTCGTGCACCGTCGTGTGGTGCCGCAGGCCGGGATAGGCGTCGTCGTAGCTGAAGTAGTCCACCTGGCAGCCCCGCGCCGCCAGCGCCTGCCCCAGCGCGAGCGTCACCCCCGGCGCCCCCATGTCCGGGTTCAGGGGATGGTGGATGCCAAGCAGGATGCGCATGAGAAGGTGGCGGACTTCTAGAACACCCGGAGGGGGCCTGCCTGCTTTTCATGGATGAGCGGCGTGGGCGAGAATGGCACCGTTCCCCATCCCCATGTCCCTGCATTCCGCTCCCACGTTGCAGGCGAGCCTCGACTCGCGTCGCAACAACCTGGACTTCCTGCGCTTCGCCGCGGCGACGTGCGTATTGCTCAGCCATGCCTTCCCCCTGGGCGAGGGCAAGGGGACGGTGGAGCCGCTGGAGTCCTTCACCCGGGGACAGTTCTCCCTGGGACGGCTGGGCGTCGCGGTGTTCCTCATCATCAGCGGCGTGCTCATCACCCGGAGCTGGGAGCGGACGCCCGACGCGGCGCGCTTCATCTGGGCCCGGGTGCTGCGCATCTTCCCCGGGCTGGGGGCCATGCTGCTGCTGACGGTGGGGGTGCTGGGGCCGGCCTTCACCCGGCTGTCCCTGGGCGACTACTTCACGGCCCCGGACACGGCCCTGTACCTGCTGGGCAACTTCGCCCTGAACTGGCCCCAGTGGCACCTGCCGGGCGTCTTCGAGGCGAACGCCTACCCCCACGCCGTCAACGGCTCGCTGTGGACGCTGAAGTACGAGGTCGGCTTCTACCTGCTGACGCTGGGCCTGGGCCTGACGGGCCTCTTGCGCAAGGGCATGGTCATCTTCGGCCTCGTCGGCGCGGCGGTGGCCACCTTCGTCACCGGACGGCTGGGCTTCTGGCCGGAGCTGTACCTGTACTTCGGCGGCGGCGTGGCGCTGTACCAGTGGCGCGAACACGTGCGCATGAGCCCCTGGGTGGCGGCGGCGTGCGTGGTGGGGTGGCTCATCACGGCCCGGCTCGGATACGGCTGCCGCATCGCCACCGGCCTGCTGGGCGGATACGTCGTGCTGTACCTCGCCTTCCGGCCCATGGGGGCGCTGGCGGACTTCGGGCGCCGGGGCGACCTGTCCTACGGCGTCTACCTCTACGCCTTCCCCGTGCAGCAGGCCGTCACCACCCTGCTGGGCGGGCCCACGGCGTGGTGGGTGAACGCAGCGGTGGCCTTCCCCTGTGTGCTGCTGCTGGCGGCGCTGTCGTGGCGGTGGGTGGAGCAGCCCGCCTTGCGGCGCAAGGACAGGCTCCCCGCGTGGGTGAGGCGTCCGGCGGTCTCCGTCACAGCGGTTCCGAAGACGCCGTCCCGGCCGGCTGGGCCGCACTGAAGTTGTCGCCCGCCAGCCGGTCATACGTGAGCAGGCGGTAGCGCCGCATCCAGTCCTCCCATGAGCCCGGCTCCTGGGCCTTGGGGACCTTGTCGCCCGCGGGCAGGTATTCGCCGGAGGCGTTGCGCAGCAGGTCTCCCCGGACCACGGGCAGCACCTTGGACAATTCGGAGACGAAGGCGAAGAAGCCCGGAGGCCGCAGCCCCGCCGTCTCGAGGATGCGCGGGGTGAGCATGCTGATGCTCAGGTGGATGTCCTGCCGGGGCACGGGGAAGTTCGTCCAGAGGACGACGGGGACCTCCGCCATGCGCTCGCGCTGCGCGTCCGTCCATGGCTCCTGGAAGTAGCCGGCCTCGCGATAGGTCGCGTAGTCCGAGCCCAGCATCGGCAGGTGGTCCCCGAAGAGCACCAGCAGCGTCTTGCGTTTGCGAGCCTCCAGCTTGCGCACCAGCCGCTCCACGGCCGAGTCCATCTGCCGCAGCTTGTGCACGTAGTTCTTCAAGAGCAGCCGGTTGTCCGGCGAGAGCTTCTCGCCCTGCACCTCGATCCGCTCCTCGCCGGTGAGCGGCAGGTTGTAGGGCCCGTGGGTGGACATCGTCACGGCCATGATGAACCGCGGCTGACGCTCGTCGGAGAGCTCGTGGAGGATGTGGTCGACGACCTCCTCGTCCGACACCCAGGGCCCTTCGAGCCGGGGGGAAGTGAAGTCCGTGAGCGACTGGAACGTGTCGAAGCCCAGCAACGGGTACACCACGTCGCGGCTCCAGTAGAACGCGTGGAACGGGTGGATGGCCAGCGTCTGGTAGCCCGCGCGGCGGAACAGCGACGGCAGCGCGTCCACGGGACGCATCACATAGTGCTGGTAGGGAAACGCGCCGTCCGGGGCGAACGACGAGGACATGCCCGTCAGGAGTTCGAACTCCGCGTTGGCCGTGCCACCACCGAAGGCCGGGCTGATGAGGTTGCCCGAGCTGTGGCGCTCCATGAGCGACCGCACGAAGGGCAGCGGATCCTCGCTGAAGGGGATGCCCAGCCGCGTCGGGTCCCAGAGCGATTCGGCCATGAAGACGACGACGTCGACGGGCTCCTGGGGCGCGGCGGGCACCACGCCCGGAGGGCCCCCCAGGGCCGCGTGCACCTGCGCCTGGGAGTACTCACTGCCCGGCTCCAGCCGCAGCCCCTCCCAGTTCCAGAGCATCATCAGCGTGAGCCCGTTCATCTGGAAGTTGGAGCGCTGGTCCCACACCTGGTCGTAGATGCCGAAGCGGTTGAAGACGCGCCGCACGGGCAGGTGCTGTTGGAAGATGATGACCAGCAGGTACGCCACCGCCGCCAGCGCCAGGTTGCGGCGTCCGGCCTTGGGCAACGGGTACCGGGGCGTGCCGCGCGCCACCGCGCGCCACATGACGGCGAGCATGGCCACCAGCAGCAGACACGAGCCAATGGCCGCCACCGCGCCGCCGCCGGGCAGCAGCGTGGGCGCCAGCGATGTCACCTGCCGCCACTCCAGGAAGTCCCAGGGCATCAGCGGCCGGTCGATGAGCTGCACCTTCCGGATGTGCAGGGTGACGGTGAAGAGCATCGCCGCCGCCACCAGGGCCCCCGAGATTCCCACCCGGTTCGTCACCGCCCACAGCAGGCCCGTCACCGCGGAGATGACGCCCACGCTGAGGAGCATGGAGTAGACGTTGCGCTGGGTGATGCCCTCCAGGCCCGAGGACGAGAAGACGGCGATGGTCAGCTCCATGGCCCCGACGAGCACCGCCGAGGCCAGGATGACGCCCACCAACGGCCACAGGTTGGAGGGGGGCCGCTGGAAGAACAAGGTCTTGGGAATCCGTGCGCGACGTGCCAACGACAGGTGCCTCCAGGAGCCGACCAGGGAGCGGGAGGGCGCGGAGACTACCCGACAGGCCCCCTGGCGTTCCATGCGCCTGGGGTCGGGGTTCTGCCGCCTGCCACGCTGTGTGCGGGCGGGCATCCGGCGGAGCGCCCCATGCCCCGTGTACCCAGGCTCACTTCATGGGTGGCTGGGCCAGCAGCGCGGCGCCAATGGCACCGGAAAGTTCTCCCAGTTCCGCGACGCGCACGGGCGGCTGGCGCTCGGGGACGAAGATGTGCGGGCGCATGGCCTCGTGGATGCGGCCGGCGAATTCAGGCCCCAGCCGCGTGCCCAGGCCTCCGCCCAGGACGACTGCCTCCACGTCCAGCAGGTTGATGGCGGAGGCGAGCCCCGCGCCCAGCATCCGCACCGCGCGGCCGAAGAGCCACGTGGCCAGTGCGTCCTCCTGCGCCAGCGCCCGGGCCCAGATGCTGCTGGTCAACCGGGTGCGGCCCTTCTTCCGCATCAAGTCGAAGAGAATCGTCGTCTCGCCCTGGCGCACGGCCTTGTGCGCACGGCGCTCCATGGACGCGCGGCCCGCGTAGGCCTCCAGGCAGCCGCGCCGGCCACAACCACACCGGGCACCGCCCGGCTTCACCACCATGTGGCCCACCTCGCCCGCCGCGCCCCGGCCTCGCCAGGGCACGCCGTCCAGCACCAGCCCACCGCCCACGCCCGTTCCCCACCAGACGCCCAGCAGGGAGCGAAATGCGCGGCCCGCGCCCAGCCGGTACTCCGCCGCCACCGCCACCTGGACGTCGTTGCCCAGCACCACGGGCCGGCCCACCCGCGCGCCCAGGTCCCCCGCCACTGGGTAGGGCGTGCTCCAGCCCCGGCCCACGTTGCTGACATGTCCCAGCGTGCCCTCGTTGGCGTTCACCGCGCCGGGCGCGCCCACGCCCACCCCCAGGAGCTGACGGGACGTCAGGCCCGCCGCGTGCGCCGCGCCCTCCAAGGCGTCGTGGATGGCGCGCACCACGTCGCCGGGCTCGCCGTCGGCGGGCGTGGGCTGGCGCATCTTCCCCAGGACGGTGCCGGCGCGGTCCACCACCACGGCCTCGATTTTCGTCCCGCCCAGGTCGACGCCGCCCCAGCACTCCAGGGTGTCGCGCTCCGCCGCCTTCCCTCGCGAGCCCACCGCGTTCGCCTCCCGCATGACACGCCTCCCCAACGAAGATGCGCAGTCCGCCACGGACCGGGTGAAGGCGGCGGGAAGGCAAGGGAGCGGCCGGCCCGCGTGCCGCCCGGCCTGTCCGTGAGCAACGATTCCCCACCAACGCTTCCACGGCGCCTCGCGGGGCCCGCTAGAAAGGCGCTCCACACAGACGCGCGACAGGAAAGGGGCAAGGGATGGACCTCATCGGACAGCTCTCTCAGCAGCTCGGAGTGAATGGAACGCAGGCCCAGGGGCTGGCGGGCTCGCTGCTGAAGTTGGTGCAGGGCACGGTGCAGGAGAAGCTGGGCCCCGACGCCGCGAACCAGATGGGCCAGGCCATTCCAGAGATGGAGAGCTGGCAGCAGGCCCCCAGCACCACGTCCGCGCCCCAGACGGCGCCGGATGCGGGGGGCGGGCTGATGGGCGCGCTGGGCGGCCTCATGTCCGGTCAGGAGGGCAGCACGGGCGGCATGCTGAGCGCGCTGGGGGGCGTCGCGGGGCAGGCCGGTGATGTGGCCGCCGTGGTGTCCCTGCTGGGCCGCTTCAACATCGACGCGAGCAAGGCGTCCTTGGTGGCGCCCCTGCTGCTGAACTTCCTCAAGTCGCGCCTGGACCCCGCGCTCGTGGGCCGCATCCTCTCCGTGGTGCCGCTGCTGGCCGGCGCGGGCGGTGGTGGCAACACGCCCGGCGGTGGCGGCCTTGGGGGGATGCTGGGCGGGTTGTTGGGCGGCGGACGCTGACGCCCGCGCCGTCAGCGGCCCGACACGCGCTGGCGCACGGTGGTGGCCAGCGCCCACGGCGGGAAGCCCAGCATGTAGCGCCAGCGCGGCACCGCCAGGTGGAGCGGCAGGCCGCGCCGGTACAAGTCCAGCGCCAGGTCCACGCGGCGCTGGGACAACAACCAGTGCGTCACGTGGCGCAGGCTGTAGAGCAGCATCTCCAGCCGCTCACGCCTGCGGGCCGTGCCTCCCGGGTAGCGCCCCAGGCGCTCCTGCTCCAGGAGATACCGCGTACCCCGGTAGCCGGACTCCAGTGACGTGGACGTGGAGCCCACGTGCTGCCGGTAGCCCACCACCACGGGCGCGCGCACCCAGGCGAAGCCCGGGTCCGTGCCCAGCCGGTACAGCAGGTCGTAGTCCTCGCCACTGATGCGCAGCGGGGTGAAGCCCCCCACGCGCCGCAGCGCCTCCGTGCGCACCGCCAGCACGCACGCGGTGCGCGGCGTCCGGTCCTCCGCGCTGGCCAGATAGTCCGCGAAGCGCAGCACCTGGAGCGGCTCGCGGCTCACGGTCGCCAGGGTTTCGGCCCGGGAGAACAGCGCCGCCGTGCCCAGCACCAGCGACGTCCCTTCCGCCTCGAGCACCCGCCGGTACGTGGCCAGCGTCCAGGGGAACCACACGTCGTCACTGTCCAGGAAGGCCACGTAGGTGCCCCGGGCCTCCTGGATGCCCAGGTTGCGCGCGGCGCCAGGGCCCGCGTTGCGCTGGCTGAGCACGCGCACCTGTTCGCCATAGCGGGCCAGCGTCTCCAGCGTGTCGTCGGTGGAGCCGTCATCCACGACGAGCACCTCGAAGTCACGCTCCTCCTGCGCGAACACGGACGCGAGCGCCGCCTCCAGCAGCCGCGCCCGGTTGTACGTGGGGATGATGACGGAGAAGAACGGCATGTCACACGCGGGCGCGC
It includes:
- a CDS encoding FG-GAP-like repeat-containing protein, with amino-acid sequence MSQQGWSDGRPGRWLTLGALGWVACTGTTPAEPPAFDNTTAVESEARCEMRPPFEPHFEPEVEWAWTASPLMPTHTNAQATPVVVDVNADGVPDVVFNSFEGWNFKTNGVLRAISGADGSDLWAVTDPAYRTRGSASVAAGDIDGDGKVELCTVPESAQGIICFEHTGAFKFRADGPPLDWGGVSLADLDGDGSVEIIAGNHVYDSSGTLRWVGSDGVGSPANDTGPLAFAVDLDGDGLQEVVNGRAIYRHDGTLKCKAAELGHGLAGVGNFDAGPEGEIVVVWGGHVSLMDANCKVKWTVQHLGGGVGGPPNIADFDGDGQPEIGVAGASHYAVFESNGTVKWLSPTQDHSSNRTGSSTFDFEGDGRAEVVYADETALRIYDGVTGQVRFEAPHSSCTAYENPVVADVDGDGNAEIIVAQNTACGYGDFQGIRVYRDRKDGWVNTRRIWNQHAYSVTNVNDDGTLPARPVSNWLAPGLNTFRTNSQGTGTVRPFAAPDLAIGQVTATCTGEGAVMLGARVRNQGDSAASAGVQVAFYQDAVGEGGTLLGVATVPHKLKAGEETSVELALDTPESGWVLVYAVVDDDGTGTGRELECREDNNAASAQLKLACAPNEPPVALCRDVVVEADAQCRASANVDHGSHDPDGQPGPFTLTQTAPGPFGLGRHAVTLTAHDGEDSAVCQATVKVVDTTLPSILCPAPQVLECVAGGAEATYTARAEDNCGPVSVTCTPPDGSRFPLGRSVVDCNAVDGSGNACGCAFSVTVRDTRAPVPGASLGKRLWPADHQYRTVTLAECAAPAKDACMGDLSLERYGRIVRVTSDESEDVAGICDGTTCDDIDVRVNATSVQLRAERDDTGDGRVYTVHYVVEDPSGNRADGRCTVEVPRDSAGQQVHDSGPKYCVGQGCAPGLGGSPLCP
- a CDS encoding MraY family glycosyltransferase, whose translation is MITLLVAFFVSLLVALALTRLVRDRALAWGWLDQANSSRKVHVRPIPRLGGVGIVGGFFAPLCALFLVDSGVGYHFRSHTELVVGLFLGGAAIVALGLYDDLRGAGARLKFAVQFAVAFGLYAMGFRIDVIANPFGPELVLGALSLPFTVLWVVGVVNALNLIDGLDGLAGGVAFFGVGTNFILALSRGDVLLSLLLAALAGAILGFLVFNFNPASIFMGDTGSMFLGFVLAAVSIKTSTKSGTAVAMLVPVMALGLPIMDTLLAMVRRSLLGRPMFSADREHIHHRLMSHLVLSHRATVLVLYGLCGLFMLVALALNFANSAQSAMLLCGMGVLIVLLMRRLGYLDLGRARGMHQVRQRNLWLRTMVKDVTRAVRASPSLEVVWNAVRPLADALGLSRQELHFQRVRPTGLADNVVFEAQRPAGSGVPFEVRITLEADGEVLGAMLLVWRDGRAAINRDEELALEQVADAVAEVAGRLRPRADAEPGRLVAMRK
- a CDS encoding nucleotidyltransferase family protein, with product MSAGLLDTFRVLSSFDPPRGALRGAPWEEYVDWAIMQGLAPLAAYNLEYRLGAGNAPEWARDKLLSIYQGSVNDNVMKLVNFKRIVGALEGRKLVLMGAASFADSLYPHVGFRPVPELQILMKRLDVDGFSGFLSHHEFAPEPDTENSGATKVVSDGRTVILLYSDVLGPQRREQTAGILERAKPMRVYGPSLYRPELEDAVLLVALEHARHGYAVPWLSFIDLRELVTGAKWMGGVYSRPLDVPVLLARAAEWRLERALYTSLSIVARLFPDAAADATAALPPLRRATRELLERTVVGPVCTPGRTSALKGMERVRRLLTGQ
- a CDS encoding nucleotidyltransferase family protein translates to MQRATTDVDLLVARADVGAAVQALARVGLSVRRDDGARHGEEDSHHLELAGPAGLVELHYRALAGWGEALEGDALLARAETGAVDGRAVRWLRPEDEAVYLALHASNHALQRLAWLFDLKLLALADTRLDWRMVVERARGTAFPHAAWYAWAVARRLLAAPVPDEALAPLAPPRWQQVLARRFFSDARLLGASLLDGRTGWMAAKLLLAPRMGSVARYGVRRARNAVRARLRRPG